The segment ATGTCTTGGCAAGCAaagacagctctgcagcactgcgTTAGTGAGGGAACTCTCCTCACCTCCTTAGTTCTCACCCACTGGCCTTTCCCTATTCCCTCTGCACATGCTTGCCTGTTGCACACTTTTGTCTCTGTTGCCCCAGCAAAATCAGTCTTGATTATGTTAAGTCAGTCCCTGCTGGCTGGGTGCCATCAGGTTTTACTTACATATGGGTCGGTTAACCTTCCCCTAGATATTTCTTTGTGGTCGAAGAGGACAACACGCCCTTAGCAGTGACAGTGACACCCTGCGATGCGCCTCTGGAATGGAAACTGAGTGTTCAAGAGCTGCCAGAAGAAGCCAGCGGAGAAGGTTCAGGTAACAAACCAACAATGACTTCCATTGTCCCTTTCTCCTGGATTTGAAGCCACTCAGACCCATCTCTGTGTGACACCGTGTCTCACAGCAGGTCCCTCTTTACGATCTTTCACTGTTTGGATCTTCAGCCCGTCCTGTTGTGCAGGAAACTGGCAAGCAGGTAGCAACATGACAAGGAAAAGAGCTGTAAAAAACTAGAAGTAAGAACTGAGGTTATAGTTATAGAGTGCACTGGATGCTGCCACAACCAACTGTTTGCCCTGGGTAGCTCTGCTCCACAGAGGCTTTGCTGGGAGCTCTGTACACACGGGGCTGGCATGGAGCTCACCCCTTTGAGTGGACTCATCTGTAGATGAGTCTATCTGCAGTTTATCTGAGTTTATCTGCAGGTAAACATACAACTGCtactgaggaaagaaaagatctCTGGCTTCCAAAGCCTCTTGCACATGTGCTAAACATCGTACACACTACATTGTTTTGCAGACACGCCCGTGGCCCCCAACATATTTAGGCACAAAACTTTAGCTTGATTCAGAGGACCCAAGCCAAGAAACAGGCAGCTCCCCTGGGGAGCTGCACAGCATGTCCATGTTGGGTGCTTAAAGTAGTCTAGTGGAAGGTACTAGCTAGCACTCGCAAGACTCCACTAATACTGGTCAGGTAGAATTTCTTCTGCGTCTGGTTTTATCCCAAGTGCCAAAGCAGTTTCCCTTTCTCATTTGACAGAATTATCTtcctcaggagaaaaaaaccttcctttCTTGCCTCACTTTTGTATTTTGCATAGAAGTGTCtcttaaagttttattttctcattttcccagATCATgtctgtaaaaatgtttttctttgcttataaCCCAGGTGAACCAGAGCCTCTTGAGCAACAGAAACATCAGATTACTAATGAAGAAGGCACAGAGCTGTTCTCTTACAAAGGCAACGATGTTGAGTACTTTGTGTCTGCTAGTTCACCATCTGGTTTGTACCAACTGGATCTGCTGTCAACAGAGAAAGATACACATTTTAAAGTGTATGCAACCACTACTCCAGAATCAGACCAACCTTACCCTGAATTACCTTATGATCCCAGAATTGATGTCACTTCTTTGGGACGTACAACAGTGACGCTGGCCTGGAAACCAAGTCCCACTGCCTTCTTACTTAAACAGCCCATTCAGTATTGCATAGTCATCAATAAAGAGCACAATTTCAAAAGCCTCTGTGCTGTTGAAGCAAAGCTCAGCTCTGATGATGCCTTCATGATGGCTCCAAAACCGGGTCTGGATTTCAGTCCATTTGATTTTGCCCTTTTTGGCTTTCCCTCAGACAACAATTCTGGCAAAGGCTTCCTAAAGTCATCAGCAAAGTTTGGGCGCCAAACATCTTTGAAGCTGAGAGTTGATCTGCATAAAGTTTGTATAGGGAACAAGAATGTCTTCACAGTGTCAGACCTGAAGCCCGACACGCAGTATTACTTTGACATGTTTGCAGTGAATACCAACACTAACATGAGCACCGCATATGTTGGCACCTTTGCCAGAACGAAGGAAGaggcaaaacagaaaactgtaGAACTGAAGGATGGCAAAGTTACAGATGTATTTATCAAGAGAAAGGGAGCCAAATTTCTACGTTTTGCTCCTGTTTCATCTCACCAAAAAGTCACTTTCTCTGTTCATTCATGCCTGGATGCTGTTCAGATCCAAGTTAGGAGAGATGGAAAACTTCTGCTGTCACAAAATGTGGAGGGTGTGCGGCAGTTCCAGCTTCggggaaaagcaaaagctaAATATCTGATTAGgctgaaaggaagcaaaaaaggTGCTTCTATGCTGAAGATCCTGGCTACATCCAGGCCTAACAAGCAgtcatttccttctcttcctgaaGATACGCGAATCAAAGCCTTTGACAAACTCCGCACGTGTTCTATGGTTACGGTGGCATGGTTGGGCACACAGGAGAGAAACAAATTCTGCATCTACAAAAGGGAAGTGGATGACAATTACAAcgaagaacagaagaaaagagagcagaACCAGTGCTTGGGTCCAGATACAAGGAAGAAATCGGAAAAGGTTCTCTGTAAATACTTCCACAGTCAGAACATCCAGAAAGCAGTGACCACAGAGACAATCAGAGGCCTGCAGCCTGGCAAGTCCTACCTGCTGGACGTTTATGTGATAGGGCACGGTGGGCAGTCTGTGAAATATCAAAGCAAATTGGTGAAAATGCGGAAGTTCTGTTAGTGCCCTTgtacacagaaataaatggaaCTCTGGTCTGAACATTATCCTGCTTCTAAGTATATGGATTGACTACTTCCACAGTTGAGAAGTTGTGGCCTGTATTTGTACTGTGTAGAAAAGATACCAACTTGTATATTTATGTTTACATAAGTAATTGTTTGGAGGAACTGAGGCTGGTGCTCTCTGGTAGCATCTGGCAGTGGTATTATCCTGTGTCTGGCGACTCACATGTGATGCTCACTAGATGTCCAAGAAAACCTTAAAGGAACTGGCATTCCTGTGCTTCCATATTGCTTAATCTGCtcctaaattattttatacttaAAAGGCTGAGATACATCATTTTCCCACCTTGTTATTCACACACAAAGCTCACAGATGTACACCCTTTCTCTCAGTGTAGATGTTA is part of the Heliangelus exortis chromosome 10, bHelExo1.hap1, whole genome shotgun sequence genome and harbors:
- the NDNF gene encoding protein NDNF isoform X2 yields the protein MLLLCCPLLLVLLLLPLNSRPQKLPTRDEELFQMQIRDKAFFHDSSVIPDGAEISSYLFRDTPKRYFFVVEEDNTPLAVTVTPCDAPLEWKLSVQELPEEASGEGSGEPEPLEQQKHQITNEEGTELFSYKGNDVEYFVSASSPSGLYQLDLLSTEKDTHFKVYATTTPESDQPYPELPYDPRIDVTSLGRTTVTLAWKPSPTAFLLKQPIQYCIVINKEHNFKSLCAVEAKLSSDDAFMMAPKPGLDFSPFDFALFGFPSDNNSGKGFLKSSAKFGRQTSLKLRVDLHKVCIGNKNVFTVSDLKPDTQYYFDMFAVNTNTNMSTAYVGTFARTKEEAKQKTVELKDGKVTDVFIKRKGAKFLRFAPVSSHQKVTFSVHSCLDAVQIQVRRDGKLLLSQNVEGVRQFQLRGKAKAKYLIRLKGSKKGASMLKILATSRPNKQSFPSLPEDTRIKAFDKLRTCSMVTVAWLGTQERNKFCIYKREVDDNYNEEQKKREQNQCLGPDTRKKSEKVLCKYFHSQNIQKAVTTETIRGLQPGKSYLLDVYVIGHGGQSVKYQSKLVKMRKFC
- the NDNF gene encoding protein NDNF isoform X1, translating into MCVVQPSSGGNPCHCCRMLLLCCPLLLVLLLLPLNSRPQKLPTRDEELFQMQIRDKAFFHDSSVIPDGAEISSYLFRDTPKRYFFVVEEDNTPLAVTVTPCDAPLEWKLSVQELPEEASGEGSGEPEPLEQQKHQITNEEGTELFSYKGNDVEYFVSASSPSGLYQLDLLSTEKDTHFKVYATTTPESDQPYPELPYDPRIDVTSLGRTTVTLAWKPSPTAFLLKQPIQYCIVINKEHNFKSLCAVEAKLSSDDAFMMAPKPGLDFSPFDFALFGFPSDNNSGKGFLKSSAKFGRQTSLKLRVDLHKVCIGNKNVFTVSDLKPDTQYYFDMFAVNTNTNMSTAYVGTFARTKEEAKQKTVELKDGKVTDVFIKRKGAKFLRFAPVSSHQKVTFSVHSCLDAVQIQVRRDGKLLLSQNVEGVRQFQLRGKAKAKYLIRLKGSKKGASMLKILATSRPNKQSFPSLPEDTRIKAFDKLRTCSMVTVAWLGTQERNKFCIYKREVDDNYNEEQKKREQNQCLGPDTRKKSEKVLCKYFHSQNIQKAVTTETIRGLQPGKSYLLDVYVIGHGGQSVKYQSKLVKMRKFC